The genome window ACAATCCAGATGATGGTGAAGAAGCAGAAGGGCATCGACATCACGCTGGACGAAGCACAGAAAATGTATGATGTGAAGACCGAAATATTCCACTCGATGCCTACTGCCGAAATATTTCCTGGCGTAAAGGAAATCATGCAGAAGATTAAAGATGCCGGCATGCAGGTAGGAGTGGTAACAGGAAGCGGACAGCGCCCGCTCATCATGCGACTGCTCAACGACTTCGGCGATTTTCTGGATGAAGCACATATCGTAACCGCCTATGATGTAAAGCGCGGCAAACCAAATCCTGACCCATATCTCATGGGATTGCAGAAGGCAGGAAACCTGAAACCCTGGGAAGGCATCGTGGTAGAGAATGCTCCTTTGGGCGTCCGTGCCGGCGTGGCAGCCAACATTTTTACGGTAGCAATTAACAGCGGTCCGCTACCAGATGAAGAATTATCCAATAAGGGTTGCAATCTACTCTATCACCAGATGACTGAATTCTGTGATGACTTTGAAAACCTGATTGCTAAGGCTTAATCCGGTTCACCCACAGATATTCTGACTTATTCAATAAAAAGACATCATTAAAAACATATAATGACATGAATAGAAAAGTAGCTTTAATTACAGGTATTACAGGCCAGGATGGTTCATACTTGGCTGAATTATTGTTGGAAAAAGGGTATGATGTTCACGGAACTATCCGCCGATCATCTACCGACTACCGCGAAAGAATTGCCCATTTGGAGGGTACACCTAATTTCCATCTTCACTATGCTGACCTCGGTGACTCTATGAGTATCATTCAGGTAATGAACAAGGTGAAACCTACTGAGGTATATAATCTGGCAGCACAGAGCCACGTACAGGTGAGCTTCGACTCCCCTGAGTTTACAGCAGATGTAGATGCTACCGGTGTGCTCCGTATCCTGGAGGCTATCCGCCAATGCGGTCTGGAGAAGACCTGCCGCATGTATCAGGCTTCAACATCTGAGCTCTACGGTAAGGTAGAAGAGGTCCCTCAGAACGAGAACACTCCATTCCACCCTTATTCTCCATACGCTGTTGCCAAGCAGTATGGTTTCTGGATTGTCAAGGAGTATCGTGAGGCTTATGATATGTTCTGCTGCTCTGGTATCCTCTTCAATCATGAAAGTGAGCGCCGTGGTGAGACTTTCGTAACCCGCAAGATTACTTTGGCTGCAGCCCGCATCAAGCAGGGCAAGCAAGACAAGCTCTATCTCGGTAACCTGGATTCGCTCCGCGACTGGGGTTATGCCAAGGATTATGTAGAGTGTATGTGGCTGATTCTCCAGGCTGAGAAACCAGAGGACTTCGTGATTGCAACAGGTAAGCAGCACTCTGTCCGTGAGTTCGCCCAGCTGGCGTTCCACTATGTAGGAATCGAACTGAAATGGGAAGGCAAGGATGAGAACGAGAAGGGTATCTGCGTTGAGGGTCCTGAGGAACTCATCGGCAAGACACTCGTTGAGGTTTCTCCTGATTTCTACCGTCCTACCGACGTGGTAAACCTCTGGGGTGACCCAACAAAGGCTAAGGCTAAGCTCAACTGGAATCCTAACACCACCTCTTTCGAGGATCTCGTAAAGATTATGGTAGAGAGCGATATGGCGAAGGTTGCTGCCGAGGATGCCGGTCAGAAGGTTCGCTGCAATCTTGCAGAATATTTGGAAAAGGGAATTGTTAAGTAATTATGTTGGATAAGAATTCAAAGATTTATATTGCAGGACACCACGGACTCGTGGGTTCTGCTATCTGGAATAACCTCAAGAAGAGAGGTTATAACAACCTGGTAGGTCGTTCTCACAAAGAACTCGACTTGACCGACCAGTATGCAGTAGAGAAGTTCTTTGACGAGGAAAAGCCTGATGCAGTAGTATTGGCTGCTGCCTTCGTGGGCGGTATCATGGCGAATTCATTGTATCGTGCAGACTTCATCATGCAGAACATGAAGATGCAATGCAACGTAATCAGCAACGCTTATTCTCATGGCGTGAAGAAGCTCCTCTTCCTGGGCTCTACCTGCATCTATCCTAAGAATGCACCGCAGCCTATGAGCGAAGATGTGCTCCTTACTTCTCCGCTGGAATATACCAACGAGGAATATGCCATCGCCAAGATTGCCGGACTGAAGATGTGCGAGAGCTACAACCTTCAGTATGGTACCAACTATATCGCTGTGATGCCAACCAACCTCTATGGTCCTAACGATAACTTCCATCTGGAGAACAGCCACGTAATGCCTGCGATGATGCGCAAGATTTATCTTGCCAAACTCATCCACGATGGCGACTGGCACAGCATCGAGGTGGATATGAACAAGCGCCCTATCAACCCTACTGATAAGCTCCGCGAAATCATCGGCGAGGGTAACGTAGACGGCAGCAACTCTCACGAGCGCATTCTGAAGGCGCTGGAGTTCTATGGCATCTATGACAACAAGGTAGTACTTTGGGGAACAGGCAAACCATTGCGTGAATTCCTCTGGAGCGAGGATATGGCAGATGCCAGCGTTCACGTGCTTCTGAATGTAGATTTCAAGGACATCATCGGTATCGAGAAGTACAGTTCTGTATTCTATGGTGCCAAGGTAGATGGTGCTGTGGATAGAAACAACTCTGAGGGCCGTGGTGGCGCTATCCCTTCTCTCGGTGAGATTCGCAACTGCCACATCAACGTGGGTACCGGCAAGGAGCTCACCATCCGTGAACTTTCTGAACTTGTAGTAAAGGCAGTAGGTTTCGAAGGCGAGGTAGAGTTTGACGCCAGCAAGCCAGATGGAACCATGCGCAAGCTCATCTCTGTAGATAAGCTCCACAGCCTCGGCTGGACGCATAAGGTAGAGATTGAGGATGGTGTGAAGAAACTCTTCGACTGGTATCAGGAGAGTCTGAAAGACTAATAAAGAATATCGACTATGGATACAGAACAACTTTCTATGACCAAGAAAACCCTTGTGGGAGTACAGTTCCTGTTTGTGGCTTTCGGTGCAACGGTTCTGGTGCCTCTTCTGATAGGCATCGATCCGGCAACGGCTCTCTTCACCGCTGGTGTAGGAACCTTTCTTTTTCACTTCATCACCAAGGGTAAGGTGCCTATTTTCCTGGGCAGTTCCTTCGCCTTTATCGCCCCTATCATCGCTGCAACCAAACAATGGGGACTGCCGGGAACAATCGCCGGACTAACCAGCGTTTCTCTGGTGTATTTCGTCATGAGCGCCCTGGTGAAATGGCAGGGCAAGAAACTGTTGGACAGGATTTTTCCTCCGGTAGTCATAGGTCCCGCCATCATCCTCATCGGTCTCTCCCTTTCGGGCAGCGCTGTGGATATGGCAAAGACCAACTGGATTCTCGCCTTTGCATCGCTCATCACCGCTATCCTGGTGCTTACCTTCTGCAAGGGCTTGATGAAGCTGGTTCCTATCATTTCTGGGGTTATCGTGGGCTATGTCATCGCCATCTGCATGGGCGAGGTAGATTTCTCGGGCGTGGCAGCGGCATCATGGTTCTCCTGTCCTGTATCCTTCGATACCATCACCCATTTCTCCTGGGCTCCATTCCTCTATATGTTGCCCGTGGCGATAGCTCCGGTGCTGGAGCATATCGGCGATGTATATGTAGTGAGTGCCGTAGCCAAGAAGGATTTCGTGGCAGATCCGGGATTGCATCGCACGATGTTGGGCGATGGACTGGCATGTCTCTGTTCAGCCTTTCTGGGCGGACCTCCTGAGACCACTTATTCAGAGGTAACAGGTGCGATGTCTATCACCAAGGTAACGAGTCCTGCCGTGATTCGCATATCCGCAGCCACCGCCATCTGTTTCTCTATCGTGGGCAAGTTGAGTGCTTTGTTGCAGAGCATTCCTCAGGCGGTTTTAGGTGGCATCATGCTGCTGCTTTTTGGAACCATCGCAAGTGTGGGCGTTCAGAATCTGATGCAGAACAAGGTAGACATGAATGAAACCCGCAATGTCATCATCATCTCTGTGATGCTGACGATGGGCTTGGGTGGCGCCGTTCTCTCATCCGGTTCCTTCGCCATTTCCGGCATCGGTCTCTCCGCCGTCATCGGCGTAGTTCTCAACCTCGTTCTTCCTAAGACGAAGAAGAAAGAGGCATAAATAAGGAAAAAGCTTTGAAAACGAGATTGTTTTCAAAGCTTTTTCTTTTTTATTAGAACAAAAAGAGGGGTAAAACAAGGATTTTAACCTACTAAAACAGTTCTTTCAACTAAGAATAAAAGCATTTATAACTAGATAAAATCTCCGTTCATAGACGTTGAATGTCCGTTCAAAGACGTTGAACCGCCGTTCATAGACGCTGAACCGCGGTTCAACGTCTATGAACGGAGATTTCAATAGGGTTAAAGAACATTTTATCCTATAATCAACCAAGACTTTTCCCGAGATTAACACATTATTAATACAGGAAGAAGGAAGAAAGGAGATAAGAGGAGAGTCCGAATCTTGCACTTGGCAATGGGGCGGCAAAGTAATAGTTCTGGTCGTTATTCTTATCCAGGAAATTCACCTGCTTCATACCGAAGAATGGCAGACCCTCTGGGAAGAGCGGAGTAAAATCAGTTACACCACCAGAAAGAGCAGGACTGCCTGCCTGATAATCGAAATTCCAACTCTTGTCGAATGCTAATGGAGCACCATTCTCCACTTTATCAATCTCGCAGTTGATATTCATCTTCTCGCTCTGCTTGAAACTCTTGAAGAGAGGGTTGAGCTGACCAGCCACGCTACTCTTGATGTCGGTATCAAACCAGATGCCGAGCTCTGCACCCTTCGCCATCTGTGCTACGCCAGGCTCTGTAGATGCAAAGTAGTAGTTTGGAGTAAGACGGCTGTGCTCCATATCTACACCATCCTTCTTTGGCTGCTTCAGACCGAAACGGGAATCGTAGATGAGGTTGTTCACGAAGATTGGCTTAGCTGCCTTCTCTACCCAGACAGAACCACCCTTCTTGTTCTTGGAACGGCGCCAGCCGCAGTTGATGATGGTGTTGTTATAGGCGGTCATCTCAGAGAGAGGAATCACCTCGCTATTTCCGGCATTCGAAAGCTTGAAGGCGTTGGTGCAGGCGTTGTAGATGATATTGTTGGCTACATCGAGCTTGCAACCCGCTTTCACGTTGATGGCCTCACCGCCATCGGCTGCATTTCCGCTATCGGCAAAGATATTATTGATAATCACGCCGTTACCACCGGTAAAGTAAGTCTGGTCGTTGTAGTTGTCATGGAAGAAACTGTTTGCCATCACAAACTTGCCGTTCACATTACAGAAGTGGAAGGCTGGCACACCGCCATCGATGGTGGTCTTGAAAAGCTTGTTCTGGAAAGAAGCTGAACTCTCGGTAGGAGTAGCACCAGCATAGGCCACATCCACGTGGTTGAGCACCACCTCCTCAGAATTATATCCGCAGATGATGCCGCCCCAATCAGCAGGCTTCCTGGTATCAGAAGTAAAGACTACCGGTTTTTCGGCGGTTCCCAGACAATAGAGATTGCCCAATACCACGATTTCTACCGGCACCTGAACCTCTGACTTGCAGGTAACGGTTACGCCCGGCTCAATGTAGAGCGATGCTCCTACAGGAATCTCTACGCTCTGGCTCAGAGTAGTATCCTTGGTCCAAACCACAGAACCTGGAGGATATTCTGCCACCTTCGTTGTAAAGGTTTTTTCAGAACCCTGGTTCTCATTACTTCCATTACCGCCATTATTCACGTAATCGTATGGATTGATATTATCGTTCTCGCAAGATGTGGAGAACATTGCAGCTGCTGCCATCATAAGCAAAGCAGTAAAAGTATTTATCTTTTTCATTTTTTACCTTTTTACTTTTTTACCTTTTAAAGTTTGTATCTTACTCCCAGCAGGAAGGTTCTGCCATACTGATAAGTGCCCACGATGGTCTTATCGCTCTTCTGACCCTCATACTCCAGGTTGCTCTTGTTCACGGTCTTCAAGTATCTCTCGCGCTTGGCATCGAGCAGATTGTTTGCCTTGAAGAAGATGGAGATGCCGTTCTTGAATTGCTTCTCGGCACTCAGATCGAGACCGAACATCGCCTTGTCCCACTGGTCGGCATCCTTGAAAGGAGAAACCAGGGCAAGCTTGGTGCCCGTGAAGGAAGAGGCCAGCTGCGCATTCCAGCCATGCTCCGTATCCTTATATAATAAGGAGATGTTGGCGGTATGAGGAGCCTGGTTAACCAGCGGACGGGTCTGGGTTACACCCGTCTTATACTCGGCACTACCCTCCTGGTACTCACGCTTCGAGGTGGTGATTTCAGAATGGGTGTAAGTATAATTCGCCTTTACTCCGAAGTGGCGGATGTACTTGATTACGTCGATTTCGAAGCCCATGTTCTTGGCATTACCCAGGTTATCAGGCATGTAGTAGGCATCGGTTCCGGCGCCAATCTTGCCATCCGATGTTACGAACACCTGCTCTATAGGGTCTTTCAGATACTTATAGAATACGCCGGCAAGAATCTGCTCGGTCTTGCTTGGGAACCACTCCCAGCGCAGGTCGATGTTGTCGATGCGGGCACGCTTCAGGTTTGGATTACCTTTTTCCTGATACTCCTCGCCCTGAATCTGATAAGGCACTATCTCGTAGAAGCCCGGACGGTTGATGGAGCGATAGTAAGAGAGACGCACGTTCATCTTCCTGGTTGGCGTCCACTTGATGGATGCCGATGGCAGATAATCCCAGTAGCTCTGCTCGCCCACCTGTCCCATGTTGCGGAAATGCTGGAGCATGGTGTAAATCTGGTTGGTGTGCTCGGCACGGAAACCGGCATTCAGTTCGCCCACCTCGCTCTTCAGGGTTACCATGGCGTAGGCTCCGCCGATGTGCTCCTTGGAATCGTAGTTGAGCTGGGAAGCCTGAGAATAAGGAGTCTTGCAAACCCAATCGATGTTGGCATACTGGTCTATTCCGTTGCCATCCAATCGGTGCGAAATGTCGGCAGGATTGAAGATGTAAGAATAATATCTGTTGCTGCGTTCCTTTCTGCGATACTGTGCACCCGCCTTCCAGAGAGCCTCCACAGAGTTGGCGAAACGGGTATCGTAAGAGAGGTTGATGTAACCCGCCCAGTCGGTATCCTTGTTGTGCTGGAATCGGCGTTCGGCACTCTTAGGCAGGGTCTTGATGATGTTCTTGTCGCCTTCCCAGATGGAACCCGAAACGGCATCG of Segatella copri contains these proteins:
- a CDS encoding HAD family hydrolase; this translates as MKEIIFKYMKEHGFGEFNPKAVLFDMDGVLYNSMPNHAVAWQESMKQFDIHMTAADAYATEGARGIDTIQMMVKKQKGIDITLDEAQKMYDVKTEIFHSMPTAEIFPGVKEIMQKIKDAGMQVGVVTGSGQRPLIMRLLNDFGDFLDEAHIVTAYDVKRGKPNPDPYLMGLQKAGNLKPWEGIVVENAPLGVRAGVAANIFTVAINSGPLPDEELSNKGCNLLYHQMTEFCDDFENLIAKA
- the gmd gene encoding GDP-mannose 4,6-dehydratase, with protein sequence MNRKVALITGITGQDGSYLAELLLEKGYDVHGTIRRSSTDYRERIAHLEGTPNFHLHYADLGDSMSIIQVMNKVKPTEVYNLAAQSHVQVSFDSPEFTADVDATGVLRILEAIRQCGLEKTCRMYQASTSELYGKVEEVPQNENTPFHPYSPYAVAKQYGFWIVKEYREAYDMFCCSGILFNHESERRGETFVTRKITLAAARIKQGKQDKLYLGNLDSLRDWGYAKDYVECMWLILQAEKPEDFVIATGKQHSVREFAQLAFHYVGIELKWEGKDENEKGICVEGPEELIGKTLVEVSPDFYRPTDVVNLWGDPTKAKAKLNWNPNTTSFEDLVKIMVESDMAKVAAEDAGQKVRCNLAEYLEKGIVK
- a CDS encoding GDP-L-fucose synthase family protein, whose amino-acid sequence is MDKNSKIYIAGHHGLVGSAIWNNLKKRGYNNLVGRSHKELDLTDQYAVEKFFDEEKPDAVVLAAAFVGGIMANSLYRADFIMQNMKMQCNVISNAYSHGVKKLLFLGSTCIYPKNAPQPMSEDVLLTSPLEYTNEEYAIAKIAGLKMCESYNLQYGTNYIAVMPTNLYGPNDNFHLENSHVMPAMMRKIYLAKLIHDGDWHSIEVDMNKRPINPTDKLREIIGEGNVDGSNSHERILKALEFYGIYDNKVVLWGTGKPLREFLWSEDMADASVHVLLNVDFKDIIGIEKYSSVFYGAKVDGAVDRNNSEGRGGAIPSLGEIRNCHINVGTGKELTIRELSELVVKAVGFEGEVEFDASKPDGTMRKLISVDKLHSLGWTHKVEIEDGVKKLFDWYQESLKD
- a CDS encoding uracil-xanthine permease family protein, with the protein product MDTEQLSMTKKTLVGVQFLFVAFGATVLVPLLIGIDPATALFTAGVGTFLFHFITKGKVPIFLGSSFAFIAPIIAATKQWGLPGTIAGLTSVSLVYFVMSALVKWQGKKLLDRIFPPVVIGPAIILIGLSLSGSAVDMAKTNWILAFASLITAILVLTFCKGLMKLVPIISGVIVGYVIAICMGEVDFSGVAAASWFSCPVSFDTITHFSWAPFLYMLPVAIAPVLEHIGDVYVVSAVAKKDFVADPGLHRTMLGDGLACLCSAFLGGPPETTYSEVTGAMSITKVTSPAVIRISAATAICFSIVGKLSALLQSIPQAVLGGIMLLLFGTIASVGVQNLMQNKVDMNETRNVIIISVMLTMGLGGAVLSSGSFAISGIGLSAVIGVVLNLVLPKTKKKEA